The following proteins are co-located in the Pomacea canaliculata isolate SZHN2017 linkage group LG10, ASM307304v1, whole genome shotgun sequence genome:
- the LOC112574508 gene encoding LOW QUALITY PROTEIN: uncharacterized protein LOC112574508 (The sequence of the model RefSeq protein was modified relative to this genomic sequence to represent the inferred CDS: deleted 1 base in 1 codon), which produces MPHFFSTSAILGIASKNNQVYKGVKPINGVLTNHWTSCMYWDTTNSNFTVDYYFTLPNYPSASGLAPVPVLAVVTGTTYPPNLPPHQFSHNYLYVNFEPYVDDPEDVFNTPPGVFCIGRKSLVPMPNISNSFYYREEISNPRGLVLTEVTIWYDYDLKMVRLDSKIRPSATSKLLSPLGPYTVIHDYNTGVQYAIDKTTGLCSIDPIPADATGFDASLNITRDTLSMRNSLQFFNLQGNMTYAGVRTVRGLQADVFQRFTNQIPGRKNVVYEVYFFKNTEEDTDVGQDAQSNSPNPAMILEWENGVLINQYNIHDFDQDSPRYSAFDISPCFDESSSVDFEIAFQVSTTKPLVNREELFLGWLRLGIAVPLTISPLRLQNTRLHWEDWDSGVYFQGTLLDRAPSIARYEKQSRKVMQGNAGRVTTGVTQVAACADQCNLLQDWDCTAFDYCPRTRTCTLATAPSPGTSMTLVNNANCDHYSRVLGTKFNTDPTLVQAWNNLRNLVYSKGLSVDVPLTPDTDSPSDVPQTLTLTAQWISNQVMTSGDRDTQSAIVKQFRALPMTKLVSQDNLYRGMSVDDCATMCNDELTFNCQSFAYCSDAGTCFTSHLHPEDGINMTQSSSGCDLYFKNYTANYQRFDGETVLSNSDTIYQNVFSENGCAKLCTYYTSFDCKSFDYCPNIATCFLGRQHFYDVPKANIQQVPTCTHFSRNYLNDFTRKSRTVIQLRDNRIVTGVTAAECAKMCVEEPTFTCLSFDYCANHTECRLSDASVSNTGQITLEASATCSVYNRQGTSSQTSGSSSQQSSGEKNFIPVSVSFVLLTTTPRLSHPCTSLSVPSSPWMRVKCTYMAIRLTHFLLITGSKSSSYTAGAMGGLGIAMIVCGALLGVGILFLFLHLKNRQDDGMTVQFKNEDS; this is translated from the exons GTGTACAAAGGTGTGAAACCCATTAATGGTGTGCTGACCAATCACTGGACCTCCTGCATGTACTGGGACACCACCAACTCCAACTTCACAGTCGACTATTATTTTACCC TTCCCAACTACCCTTCTGCGAGTGGGTTGGCGCCTGTACCTGTGCTGGCGGTTGTGACGGGTACGACATACCCCCCCAACCTGCCACCCCATCAGTTCTCCCACAACTACCTCTACGTCAACTTCGAGCCGTACGTCGACGATCCTGAAGATGTCTTCAAT ACGCCGCCAGGTGTGTTTTGCATTGGCCGCAAGTCTCTCGTCCCCATGCccaacatcagcaacagcttCTACTACCGTGAGGAGATTTCTAACCCCAGGGGTCTGGTGCTTACAGAAGTTACT aTTTGGTATGATTATGATTTGAAGATGGTTCGACTTGATTCCAAAATTCGTCCCTCGGCGACATCAAAGCTGCTTTCTCCACTAGGTCCTTACACCGTCATTCATGATTACAACACAG GTGTGCAATACGCCATCGACAAGACAACTGGCCTCTGCAGCATCGACCCTATACCTGCCGACGCAACGGGCTTTGACGCCTCTTTGAACATCACACGTGACACTCTGAGCATGCGCAATTCGCTGCAGTTCTTTAATTTACAAGGGAACATGACGTACGCTGGGGTGCGCACAGTGCGGGGCTTGCAGGCCGATGTCTTCCAGAGGTTCACCAACCAGATCCCTGGCCGCAAGAACGTCGTCTACGAGGTTTATTTCTTCAAG AATACTGAAGAAGATACTGATGTGGGCCAGGACGCGCAGTCCAACAGCCCCAACCCTGCCATGATCCTGGAGTGGGAAAAT GGTGTGCTGATCAACCAGTACAACATCCACGACTTTGATCAAGATTCGCCCCGATACTCCGCCTTCGACATCTCTCCCTGCTTCGATGAATCCTCTTCCGTCGACTTCGAGATTGCTTTTCAAG TATCCACCACCAAACCGCTTGTGAACAGAGAAGAATTGTTCCTCGGGTGGCTGCGTCTGGGTATCGCCGTACCCTTGACGATCTCCCCCCTCCGACTGCAGAACACCCGATTGCACTGGGAGGACTGGGATAGCGGGGTGTACTTTCAGGGTACTCTCCTGGACAGGGCACCGTCCATCG CAAGATACGAGAAGCAGAGCAGGAAGGTGATGCAGGGCAACGCAGGCAGGGTAACAACAGGGGTCACGCAGGTCGCGGCATGTGCTGACCAGTGCAACCTACTGCAG GACTGGGACTGCACGGCCTTTGACTACTGTCCCCGCACAAGAACATGCACCCTGGCTACCGCCCCGAGCCCCGGAACGTCCATGACACTAGTCAACAACGCCAACTGCGACCACTACTCAC GAGTGCTCGGCACCAAGTTTAACACCGACCCCACCCTGGTACAAGCCTGGAACAATCTTCGCAACTTGGTGTACTCCAAGGGTCTGAGTGTGGATGTGCCTCTGACTCCTGACACTGACAGTCCTTCTGATGTCCCTCAG ACACTAACACTCACTGCCCAGTGGATTTCTAACCAAGTGATGACCAGCGGGGACCGCGATACTCAGAGTG CAATCGTAAAGCAGTTCCGAGCGCTGCCAATGACCAAGCTGGTGAGTCAAGACAACTTGTACCGCGGAATGTCAGTCGACGACTGTGCG ACGATGTGTAATGACGAGTTGACATTCAACTGCCAGTCGTTCGCCTACTGCTCGGATGCGGGTACCTGCTTCACTTCACACCTGCACCCGGAGGATGGCATCAACATGACTCAGTCAAGTTCCGGCTGCGACCTCTACTTCA AGAACTACACGGCCAACTACCAGCGGTTCGACGGCGAGACCGTCCTGTCCAACTCGGACACCATCTACCAGAACGTCTTCAGCGAGAACGGGTGCGCCAAGCTGTGCACGTACTACACGTCCTTCGACTGCAAGTCCTTCGACTACTGCCCCAACATCGCCACCTGCTTCCTGGGCCGCCAGCACTTCTACGATGTGCCCAAGGCCAACATCCAGCAGGTGCCCACCTGCACACACTTCTCAC GCAACTACCTCAACGACTTCACCCGCAAGAGCCGCACCGTCATCCAGCTGCGCGACAACCGCATCGTGACCGGCGTGACAGCGGCGGAGTGCGCCAAGATGTGTGTGGAGGAGCCCACCTTCACCTGCCTCAGCTTCGACTACTGCGCCAACCACACCGAGTGCCGCCTGAGTGACGCCTCCGTCTCCAACACCGGACAAATCACGCTTGAGGCCAGCGCCACCTGCAGTGTATACAACC GTCAGGGGACAAGCTCCCAGACATCAGGAAGTtccagccagcagtccagtggtGAGAAGAATTTTATTCCAGTTTCTGTTTCCTTTGTCCTTCTTACAACTACCCCTCGTCTGTCCCACCCGTGTACCTCTCTCAGCGTCCCTTCCTCC CCTTGGATGCGTGTTAAATGCACTTACATGGCGATAAGActgacacattttcttttaattacagGCTCGAAGAGTAGCAGCTACACTGCAG GCGCCATGGGAGGTCTGGGGATCGCCATGATTGTGTGCGGGGCGCTGCTGGGGGTGGGGatcctctttctgtttctccatCTCAAGAACAGGCAGGACGATGGGATGACCGTGCAGTTCAAAAACGAGGACTCTTGA